A genome region from Triticum aestivum cultivar Chinese Spring chromosome 2B, IWGSC CS RefSeq v2.1, whole genome shotgun sequence includes the following:
- the LOC123046556 gene encoding growth-regulating factor 3 — translation MAMPFASLSPAADHHRSSPIFPFCRSSPLYSVGEETAHQQQQQHTMSGARWAARPATFTAAQYEELEQQALIYKYLVAGVPVPPDLLLPIRRGFDSLASRFYHHHALGYGSYFGKKLDPEPGRCRRTDGKKWRCSKEAAQDSKYCERHMHRGRNRSRKPVETQLVATPHHSHSQQLQQHAPAASAAAFHSHSPYPAIASGGGGSFAVGSAQLHMDNAASPYATAGAAGNKDFRYSAYGFRTSAMEEHNQFISAAMETAMENYSCRLMPAQNSSFSLASYPMLGTLGDLDQSAICSLAKTEREPLSFFGGGGGFDDDDSAVKQENQTLRPFFDEWPKDRDSWPELQDHDANNSSNAFSATKLSISIPVTSSDFSTTAGSRSPNGIYSR, via the exons ATGGCGATGCCCTTTGCCTCCCTGTCGCCGGCAGCCGACCACCACCGCTCCTCCCCCATCTTCCCCTTCTGCCGCTCCTCCCCTCTCTActc GGTAGGGGAGGAGACGgcgcatcagcagcagcagcagcacacgaTGAGCGGCGCGAGGTGGGCGGCGAGGCCGGCGACCTTCACGGCGGCGCAGTACGAGGAGCTGGAGCAGCAGGCGCTCATCTACAAGTACCTCGTCGCCGGCGTCCCCGTCCCGCCGGATCTCCTCCTCCCCATCCGCCGCGGCTTCGACTCCCTCGCCTCGCGCTTCTACCACCACCACGCCC TCGGGTACGGTTCCTACTTCGGGAAGAAGCTGGATCCGGAGCCGGGGCGGTGCCGGCGGACGGACGGCAAGAAGTGGCGGTGCTCCAAGGAGGCCGCCCAGGACTCCAAGTACTGCGAGCGCCACATGCACCGCGGCCGCAACCGTTCAAGAAAGCCTGTGGAAACGCAGCTCGTCGCCACGCCCCACCACTCCCACTCCCAGCAGCTGCAGCAGCACGcccccgccgccagcgccgccgcgttCCACAGCCACTCGCCGTATCCGGCGATCGcctctggcggcggcggctccttCGCCGTGGGATCTGCTCAGCTGCACATGGACAATGCTGCTTCGCCTTACGCGACCGCTGGTGCCGCCGGAAACAAAGATTTCAG GTATTCTGCCTATGGGTTTAGGACTTCGGCGATGGAGGAGCACAACCAGTTCATCTCTGCGGCCATGGAGACCGCCATGGAGAACTACTCATGCCGCCTGATGCCGGCCCAGAACTCATCCTTCTCACTCGCCAGCTACCCCATGCTGGGCACCCTGGGCGACCTTGACCAGAGCGCGATCTGCTCGCTGGCCAAGACGGAGAGGGAGCCTCTGTCcttcttcggcggcggcggcggcttcgacgACGACGACTCGGCGGTGAAGCAGGAGAACCAGACGCTGCGGCCCTTCTTCGACGAGTGGCCCAAGGACAGGGACTCGTGGCCGGAGCTGCAGGACCACGATGCCAACAACAGCAGCAACGCCTTCTCGGCCACCAAGCTGTCCATCTCCATCCCGGTGACCAGCTCcgacttctccaccaccgccggctCCCGCTCGCCCAACGGTATATACTCCCGGTGA